In a genomic window of Sporosarcina trichiuri:
- a CDS encoding S-layer homology domain-containing protein, with translation MKKLWTLVTVIGLSFILAAQPAVAAGFPDVPKTNRFHDEINFLVGKNIISGYTTGKFQPKKDVTRGEAAIMVGRMLDLNGTKRATKFKDVGKNYGASGYIASAADRKIINGYPDGTFRPNEKISRGDMAMILERSFGIMAGSYGRFSDVGHHMNASTAIFEMAGAHIVTGYPDGTFRPTANVTREQFSAFLARGLSTEFKQRTLNKDGYAYDLTKTYTYAQPKGELQVAYKKVTIKPAEVTFHGYLWEFKDTGDGSVYHLDQRETKDGLYMVHPLSEAEKELIYPVKLNTKWQPGMDFHERVTITGINKTVKTPYKTFTKAVEATNTNGNKSYFVKGIGRVKTVDKSGKMISELKSIQ, from the coding sequence ATGAAGAAGTTATGGACACTTGTCACCGTCATTGGTCTTTCCTTCATCCTCGCGGCACAGCCTGCAGTGGCTGCTGGATTCCCGGATGTCCCGAAAACGAACCGCTTCCACGATGAAATCAATTTCCTCGTCGGCAAAAACATTATCAGCGGCTATACGACCGGAAAGTTCCAGCCGAAAAAGGACGTGACACGCGGGGAAGCGGCCATCATGGTCGGCCGGATGCTCGACCTGAACGGCACGAAGCGCGCGACCAAGTTCAAGGACGTCGGCAAGAACTATGGCGCGAGCGGCTATATCGCCTCAGCAGCGGACCGCAAGATCATCAACGGCTATCCGGACGGCACCTTCCGTCCGAACGAGAAGATTTCACGCGGTGATATGGCGATGATCCTGGAGCGTTCGTTCGGCATCATGGCGGGAAGTTATGGCAGATTCAGTGATGTCGGTCATCACATGAACGCCTCCACGGCCATTTTTGAAATGGCAGGTGCCCATATTGTGACGGGGTATCCGGATGGCACCTTCCGTCCGACCGCGAATGTCACACGCGAGCAATTCTCAGCCTTCCTTGCACGCGGACTCAGTACTGAATTCAAACAGCGGACGCTTAACAAAGACGGCTATGCCTATGATCTGACAAAGACGTATACGTACGCACAGCCGAAAGGCGAGTTGCAAGTCGCGTATAAAAAAGTGACCATCAAGCCTGCAGAAGTGACATTCCACGGATATTTGTGGGAATTCAAGGATACGGGCGACGGCAGTGTCTATCACCTGGATCAGCGGGAAACAAAAGATGGGCTTTACATGGTTCATCCGCTTTCTGAAGCCGAAAAGGAGCTTATCTATCCTGTGAAATTGAACACGAAGTGGCAGCCCGGAATGGATTTCCATGAACGCGTCACGATCACAGGGATCAATAAAACCGTGAAAACACCATATAAGACATTCACAAAGGCCGTGGAAGCCACAAATACAAATGGAAATAAATCTTACTTTGTCAAAGGAATCGGACGAGTGAAGACGGTCGATAAATCCGGCAAGATGATCAGTGAATTGAAATCGATCCAGTAA
- a CDS encoding PEP phosphonomutase produces MKRVLDCTASDFKEMDGQTLKQSIRACEGRVMLSETIASAPPLYPDVTNAELAASFGADLLLLNVFDVFHPVVEGLDCEKKSEVIRTLKELTGRPVGLNLEPVDPDAAAAEQLSRVDAGRLATPEAMQAAADLGFDFVCLTGNPKTGVSNEATVAAIREARRIFGVAGLIIAGKMHGAGVAGEMGGDIISEDMLTRFIEAGADVILMPAPGTIPGITVQTAESYVRHVHANGALAMLTIGTSQEGADEATIRQIALNSKMAGADIHHIGDTGFYGIAVPENIMTYSITIRGRRHTYVRMAKSVLR; encoded by the coding sequence ATGAAACGGGTATTGGACTGCACAGCAAGTGATTTCAAGGAAATGGACGGACAGACTTTGAAACAATCAATCCGGGCCTGCGAGGGCCGGGTGATGCTGTCGGAGACGATCGCATCCGCCCCGCCGCTCTATCCGGACGTGACGAATGCGGAGCTGGCCGCGTCGTTCGGAGCGGACCTGCTGCTGCTGAATGTGTTCGATGTGTTCCATCCGGTGGTGGAAGGATTGGACTGTGAGAAAAAGTCCGAAGTGATCCGCACATTGAAGGAGTTGACGGGGCGGCCGGTCGGGCTGAACCTCGAGCCGGTCGATCCGGATGCCGCCGCTGCGGAACAGCTCAGCCGTGTGGATGCCGGCCGGCTCGCGACCCCGGAAGCGATGCAGGCCGCGGCCGATCTCGGCTTCGATTTCGTCTGCCTGACCGGCAATCCGAAGACAGGTGTTTCGAACGAAGCGACCGTGGCGGCAATCCGTGAGGCGCGTCGGATATTCGGGGTGGCCGGGCTGATCATCGCCGGCAAGATGCACGGTGCTGGAGTCGCCGGCGAAATGGGCGGCGACATCATTTCCGAAGATATGCTGACGCGGTTCATCGAAGCGGGCGCAGACGTCATCCTCATGCCGGCGCCCGGCACGATTCCCGGTATTACTGTGCAGACAGCGGAATCCTACGTGCGGCATGTCCACGCGAACGGCGCCCTCGCCATGCTGACGATCGGCACGAGCCAGGAAGGGGCCGATGAGGCGACCATCCGCCAGATCGCCTTGAACAGCAAGATGGCCGGTGCTGACATCCATCACATCGGCGACACCGGTTTCTACGGCATCGCCGTGCCGGAGAACATCATGACATACTCCATCACCATCCGCGGGAGACGCCATACGTATGTCCGGATGGCGAAGTCGGTGCTGCGGTAA
- a CDS encoding MBL fold metallo-hydrolase: MKKRRYRNLDPAARPATFGELMRWRRERMRKRKDLRFKIGQAPDKQTARLQRNRCDTTITWIGHSTFLLQIAGLNILTDPVFARRMGLDVRLEPPGLSPEDLPAIDVVLLSHSHYDHFDKPSLLQLPGSPAVLVPEGLGPAVRKIMKQSCVYEVPWGAYVTIGPLSYHAVPAQHWTKRSLTDTNTSHWCGWVIRQAAAGEERFGTLYYAGDSGYFPGFRAIGDRFPDIRYALLPIGAYEPEWFMGTQHMTPEEAVQAFEDVRADTFIPMHYGAFRLADDTTEEALDRLLAEWHRRGLPRERLTLLRLGETLCDS; the protein is encoded by the coding sequence ATGAAGAAACGACGGTATCGGAATCTGGATCCGGCGGCACGGCCAGCGACGTTCGGGGAACTGATGCGCTGGCGGCGGGAGCGGATGAGGAAGCGGAAGGATTTGCGTTTTAAAATCGGCCAGGCGCCGGACAAGCAGACGGCGCGCCTGCAGCGGAACCGCTGTGATACCACGATTACCTGGATCGGCCATTCAACGTTCCTGCTGCAGATCGCTGGACTCAACATCCTCACGGATCCGGTGTTTGCGCGCCGGATGGGGCTGGATGTCCGGCTTGAGCCGCCCGGTCTGTCGCCTGAGGATCTGCCTGCCATCGACGTCGTCCTGCTGTCACATTCCCATTACGATCATTTCGACAAACCTTCCCTCCTGCAGCTGCCGGGCAGTCCGGCGGTCCTGGTGCCTGAAGGTCTGGGGCCGGCGGTACGCAAGATTATGAAACAGTCGTGCGTTTACGAAGTCCCCTGGGGAGCATACGTCACCATCGGCCCGCTTTCATACCATGCGGTCCCTGCCCAGCACTGGACGAAGCGTTCGCTGACCGACACGAACACGTCCCATTGGTGCGGCTGGGTGATCCGCCAGGCAGCCGCTGGTGAAGAGCGGTTCGGTACATTGTATTATGCCGGGGACAGCGGGTACTTTCCGGGGTTCCGTGCAATCGGCGACCGTTTCCCGGATATCCGCTATGCCCTGCTGCCGATCGGTGCCTATGAGCCGGAATGGTTCATGGGCACCCAGCATATGACGCCTGAGGAAGCTGTACAGGCATTCGAAGATGTCCGGGCGGATACGTTCATCCCGATGCATTACGGCGCATTCCGGCTGGCCGACGATACGACGGAAGAAGCGCTCGACCGGCTTCTGGCCGAGTGGCACAGGCGCGGTCTTCCGCGGGAACGGCTGACGCTGCTGCGGCTCGGGGAGACGCTCTGC
- a CDS encoding type IA DNA topoisomerase produces MKPVILAEKPSQAKAYADAFSARKHEGYMELLPCPTFPEGAFLTWGVGHLVELKEPHTYNPSWKRWSLGSLPILPERYEFEVSKGKYKQFQVVKKLMKNADTIINACDVDREGSNIFYSIYNQTGARGQTIKRLWINSLEADEVRKGFANLRDNRQDLQLYEEAKSRQISDWLVGMNGSRLYTLLLKAKGIQEVFPIGRVQSPTVYLIYQRQREIETFVSEPFFEAEALFTAEHGTYKGKAKLKEPKRELIADALNSRGITKRSPGVITELKTSDKRMPPPQLHSLSTLQATANRRWKASPATVLKTMQALYEKKLVSYPRTDTRHITPSEFKYLADAAEDYQQLIGQPFDIVSKTPKKRFVDSSKVQEHYAIIPTKKVPTAAAIAKLGPLERNLYEEVVRTALAMFHRDYLYTETKVTTDVNGLPFFTTGKTEVDKGWKELFAVPPKKGKDAEEPALPPLSQNETVQSEIGIKEGATQPPKPYTEGQLIAMMKTCGKLVEDQSETDILKEIEGLGTEATRSGIIETIKKHGYISVTKNIVSITDKGRVLCQAIEGSLLASPSMTAKWETYLKRIGSGDGTGTHFLDNVSKFIRKLLDDVPKQLEQQTIDITLPPRPPSGRKSYTPVEVAPCPACKEGTIVARKDFYGCSNYKSGCKQTFPGYFLKKKLTPAQVKLLCTKGRTNVIKGFQSGAGKKFDAALELKDGKLNLLFAESRKKE; encoded by the coding sequence ATGAAACCGGTGATCCTGGCGGAGAAGCCGTCGCAGGCGAAGGCGTACGCCGATGCGTTTTCGGCGCGCAAGCATGAGGGCTATATGGAACTCCTGCCGTGCCCGACCTTTCCGGAGGGGGCTTTTTTGACATGGGGCGTCGGCCACCTGGTCGAGCTGAAGGAACCGCATACGTATAACCCATCCTGGAAACGGTGGTCGCTCGGCAGCCTGCCGATCCTGCCCGAGCGCTATGAGTTCGAGGTGTCGAAGGGCAAGTACAAGCAGTTCCAAGTCGTGAAGAAACTTATGAAGAATGCCGATACGATCATCAATGCGTGTGACGTGGACCGGGAAGGCTCCAACATCTTCTACAGCATCTACAACCAGACGGGCGCCCGCGGGCAGACCATCAAGCGGCTGTGGATCAATTCGCTCGAAGCCGACGAAGTGCGGAAAGGGTTCGCGAACTTGCGCGATAACCGCCAGGATCTGCAGCTGTACGAGGAGGCGAAGTCCCGCCAGATCAGCGACTGGCTTGTCGGCATGAACGGCTCGCGGCTGTATACGCTGCTGCTGAAGGCGAAGGGCATCCAGGAAGTATTCCCGATCGGACGCGTGCAGTCGCCGACCGTCTACCTGATCTACCAGCGGCAGCGGGAGATCGAGACGTTCGTCTCCGAGCCGTTCTTCGAAGCGGAAGCGCTGTTCACTGCGGAACACGGGACGTACAAAGGAAAGGCGAAACTGAAGGAGCCGAAACGGGAACTGATTGCGGACGCCTTGAACAGCCGGGGCATCACGAAGCGGTCGCCCGGTGTGATTACGGAGCTCAAGACATCGGACAAGCGCATGCCGCCGCCCCAGCTCCATTCCCTGTCGACGCTGCAGGCGACGGCGAACCGGCGCTGGAAAGCGAGTCCCGCCACCGTGCTGAAAACGATGCAGGCGCTCTATGAAAAGAAACTCGTATCCTATCCGCGGACCGATACGCGGCATATTACGCCGAGTGAGTTCAAGTACTTGGCAGACGCTGCCGAAGACTATCAGCAGCTCATCGGCCAGCCGTTCGACATCGTGTCGAAAACACCGAAGAAGCGGTTCGTCGACAGCTCGAAAGTCCAGGAGCACTATGCGATCATTCCGACGAAGAAAGTGCCGACTGCGGCCGCCATCGCAAAACTCGGCCCGCTCGAGCGGAATTTATATGAAGAAGTCGTCCGGACGGCGCTTGCGATGTTCCACCGGGACTACCTGTACACCGAGACGAAAGTGACGACGGACGTCAACGGGCTGCCGTTCTTCACAACGGGCAAGACAGAGGTGGACAAGGGCTGGAAGGAACTCTTCGCCGTGCCGCCGAAAAAAGGCAAGGATGCAGAGGAACCCGCCCTGCCGCCGCTGTCGCAGAACGAGACGGTGCAGAGCGAGATCGGCATCAAGGAAGGGGCGACCCAGCCGCCGAAACCATATACGGAAGGCCAGCTGATCGCGATGATGAAGACGTGCGGCAAGCTCGTCGAGGACCAGAGCGAAACGGATATCCTGAAAGAGATCGAAGGGCTCGGCACGGAAGCGACGCGCAGCGGAATCATCGAGACGATCAAGAAGCACGGCTACATCTCCGTCACGAAGAACATTGTCTCGATCACCGACAAAGGACGCGTGCTCTGCCAGGCGATCGAAGGCAGCCTGCTCGCGAGCCCGTCGATGACGGCGAAATGGGAGACGTACTTGAAACGGATCGGCAGCGGGGACGGCACGGGGACCCACTTCCTCGACAACGTCTCGAAGTTCATCCGGAAACTGCTCGACGATGTGCCGAAGCAGCTCGAGCAGCAGACGATCGACATCACGCTGCCGCCGAGGCCGCCGTCCGGCCGGAAGTCATATACGCCGGTCGAAGTGGCGCCGTGTCCTGCCTGCAAGGAAGGGACAATTGTCGCCCGCAAGGACTTCTATGGCTGCAGCAACTACAAGAGTGGCTGCAAGCAGACATTCCCGGGCTACTTCCTGAAGAAGAAGCTGACGCCCGCGCAGGTGAAACTGCTGTGCACGAAGGGCCGGACGAACGTCATCAAAGGCTTCCAGTCCGGTGCCGGCAAGAAGTTTGATGCGGCGCTCGAGCTGAAGGACGGTAAGCTGAATCTGTTGTTTGCGGAAAGCAGAAAGAAGGAATGA
- the yedF gene encoding sulfurtransferase-like selenium metabolism protein YedF yields the protein MQTDLEPDFTLDLRGESCPYPVIYTLEALEGMKKGELLQVITDCPGSFRNVPEEALAHGYTFAQDPVKNGQEYLFYIYA from the coding sequence ATGCAAACTGATCTCGAACCTGATTTCACGCTCGATCTGCGCGGTGAATCGTGCCCGTATCCGGTCATCTATACACTGGAAGCGCTTGAAGGCATGAAGAAAGGCGAACTGCTGCAGGTCATCACCGACTGCCCCGGTTCGTTCCGCAACGTGCCGGAAGAGGCACTCGCACACGGCTACACGTTCGCACAGGATCCTGTGAAGAACGGACAGGAGTATTTGTTTTATATTTACGCATGA